The Deinococcus reticulitermitis DNA segment TCACGACGTAGAACACGAAGCCGCACAGGCTCATCCACGCGGCGAGCGGCGTCGCCCAGAACCACAGCATCAGGAACGACAGCACCTGCAAGGCCGCGCCGAAGACGGCCGCGTCACGCATCGAGATCAGGCCCGAACTCGTGGGACGCCGCGCCGTGCGGGCCATCTTGAGGTCGATATCGCGGTCGATGATCATGTTGAACACGCCCGCCGACCCCGCCGACATGTAGCCCGACAGGCTCACGACGAGGAGCAACCACAGCCCCGGCCAGCCCTGCGCCGCCATGAACATCGCCGTGACGGTGGTCCACAGCAGCAGGCTGATCACCTTGGGCTTGGTCAGGGCGAGGTAGTCGCGCCAGGTGGCGCGTGCAGGCAGGGTCAGGTCAGTCGTCATGGGAGGAGTGGTCATACCCGCGCCCCGGCACTGGACGTCCCAGGACTGGACGCCCCGGTCTCGGGGGCCGGCGCCGGGAGGCGCGCGCCCGGCGCGGTCATGGCCCGGTAGACCAGCATAACAAGCGCGAGCCACATCGCGCAGGCGAGCAGCAGGTGGGTCAGCTGCATCCACGCCGGGGCCTTGAGCGCCACATTGGCGAAGCCTGCGAGCATCTGCACCGCGATCAGGCCCCACAGCACGCCGCCCCAGCGCGCCACCTCCGCGTCCGGGCGCAGCCGGCGCAGCCAGACGGCCAGCCAGGCAAGGTAGGCGCTGCTCACCACGGCGAGCAGCGGATGCACGATCCGCAGGTTCTCGATCACGGTAGCGGTCGCCGCGAAGTCGCGCTTGACCGTCTCGATGGGGGTGCTGCCGTCTGCCGGCAGAAAGAGCAGGTCCCCAAGCGCCGTGACCGCGCCCGCCATCCCGAGCAGCAGCAGCAGCCCCAGGCCGATGAAGCTCAGGCTGCCCACCCGCCCCTGACCGCGCAGCCGCAGCCTCGGCCCGCCGCCGGCCCACAACGCCGTGAGCAGCAGGGCCCCGAGCAGCGCGAAGGTATTGGCGAGGTGAATGCCCTGCACGAAGCCACGTGCCGGGTCGGTCGAGTCGGCGGTGAGCCCCAGCAGCACCTGGACGCCGCCCACCAGCCCCTCAAGAATGATCAGGCCGAGCGAGAGCAGCGCCCCGAAACGCGCCGGATGTCCGCGCGGCGTGACCCGGAAGGCGAGCGCCGCGAGGCCGATGGCAAAGAGGCCGCTCGCCGCGCTCGTCAGGCGGTGGCTGAACTCGATCAGGGTATGCATGGTGGGGCTTTCCGGCACCACGACGCCGTTACACAGCGGCCAGTGGTCGCCGCAGCCGGCGCCGGCGCCGGTGATCCGGACCACCGCGCCCCACACGATCACCAGCAGATTGTAGGCCAGGGCGATCCAGGCCAGACGCACCAGCCATCTGGCCCGGTCTGCCTGCCGGCCCGGAAGCGCGCTCAGCGTTCCGCTCATCTTCTCACCTTCCTTTCACGCTCCCTGACCCCACGGGCCGAACGTGTCTTCACCGGGACATTGTATGCCGCGCTGCCGGCAGAGAATTGTCCCCTGGTGCGGCAGCGCGGCCCAGGAGCGGCGT contains these protein-coding regions:
- a CDS encoding COX15/CtaA family protein, which codes for MSGTLSALPGRQADRARWLVRLAWIALAYNLLVIVWGAVVRITGAGAGCGDHWPLCNGVVVPESPTMHTLIEFSHRLTSAASGLFAIGLAALAFRVTPRGHPARFGALLSLGLIILEGLVGGVQVLLGLTADSTDPARGFVQGIHLANTFALLGALLLTALWAGGGPRLRLRGQGRVGSLSFIGLGLLLLLGMAGAVTALGDLLFLPADGSTPIETVKRDFAATATVIENLRIVHPLLAVVSSAYLAWLAVWLRRLRPDAEVARWGGVLWGLIAVQMLAGFANVALKAPAWMQLTHLLLACAMWLALVMLVYRAMTAPGARLPAPAPETGASSPGTSSAGARV